The stretch of DNA TCTATAAAAATTACGAGACTACggtgttttaaatttaaaaccacCATAAAAGCTCATAGTAGTAGTTTTcgtaaaatacaaatatataagtTAAATCATAAATGGCTCCACCACGAAGGATTTCTAGAGAGCAGTTGGAGGTGATGATAGATTTTCTAGAGCAGAATAAAGGGATGTGCATGGGGACGCCTTCAAACGGTACAGCGGCGTCCACGGCCACCAGTGCCCACAACGCTGTGCGACAAACTTGGAACGAACTCGGCAAACTGCTCAATGCTGTGCCGGGAGGAGCTTTGAAAACTGCAGATGGTTGGAAAAAGGTACTTACCACTAAATACCTATACTACTCAAAAATACACATTTCTTATCTTTCTTTAGTAATGTATTCTTATTACTAACTTACTATTAAAATGTGTCTTTACAGTACTGGTTTGAATGGCGACATAAGAGTAGAAAAAAGGCAAATGATGCTAGAAGATTTGAAGAAAATCCTCATGGTGGTCCAAGCAGGTTCGCTCCACTTAATGACTTAGAAGTCAGAGTTTTAGCACTAAGCGGCAGCAACTTAGTGAGATCAAAGTCAAAACCTATTAAAGAGCTAGAAAACATGTTGGCTGATAATTCTGACAGTGATCCCATTGGACATAATTCTCCAGAAAATATTAAAGCCGAGCCACTGCCAATACACAAAGTTCATAAAACAAGAAGTTCTACCAAAGGCACTGCGGCACCTGGTATGTTTCTAAAAAACTATTTACTGACAGAAA from Cydia splendana chromosome 5, ilCydSple1.2, whole genome shotgun sequence encodes:
- the LOC134791091 gene encoding uncharacterized protein LOC134791091, with the protein product MAPPRRISREQLEVMIDFLEQNKGMCMGTPSNGTAASTATSAHNAVRQTWNELGKLLNAVPGGALKTADGWKKYWFEWRHKSRKKANDARRFEENPHGGPSRFAPLNDLEVRVLALSGSNLVRSKSKPIKELENMLADNSDSDPIGHNSPENIKAEPLPIHKVHKTRSSTKGTAAPDEVRSGTPPPQWALELEERRIAAEERMAAALESIASIMRLQEERRSMLDERIADTLTSVAGNFQELNSGVQEAVMHLQRLHPVQSNGPDIKDHVFI